A single region of the Streptomyces sp. ITFR-16 genome encodes:
- a CDS encoding FecCD family ABC transporter permease: MTAAPAPAPSAAPATPPAPGRIDFGRTVWVWRRAGAALRVDRRAVLVCAAMALAVAALGVLTLATGSIQLAPARVLAALLDPEADPRDRLVVVDWRLPRLLFAIVCGAALAVSGALFQSLTRNPLGSPDVIGFASGSYAGASVVMLVLGTADYLAVASGSLIGGALTALLVYLLAYRGGLAPFRLIIVGIAVGAFLGSFTSMLLLSVNPQQAMLAATWGAGSLSGLGFEQLRLTAAVFVVLLICSAAVARPLVQLELGDDAAVALGVRAQRTRLAATLTGVALTALVTAAVGPISFIALAAPQIAQRLTRSPTTVRIVPAALTGAAVLTGADFIAQRVDLPVGIVTVCVGGAYLAWLLARRYTGRRT; the protein is encoded by the coding sequence GTGACCGCCGCACCCGCCCCCGCACCGTCCGCCGCACCCGCAACCCCTCCCGCACCGGGCCGGATCGACTTCGGCCGGACCGTCTGGGTCTGGCGGCGGGCCGGAGCGGCCCTGCGCGTCGACCGGCGGGCCGTCCTCGTCTGCGCCGCCATGGCCCTCGCCGTGGCCGCACTCGGCGTCCTCACCCTGGCCACCGGGTCCATCCAGCTCGCCCCGGCGCGGGTGCTGGCCGCCCTCCTCGACCCGGAAGCCGACCCCCGCGACCGGCTGGTGGTCGTGGACTGGCGGCTGCCCCGGCTGCTGTTCGCGATCGTCTGCGGCGCGGCGCTCGCCGTCAGCGGAGCCCTCTTCCAGTCGCTCACCCGCAACCCGCTCGGCTCGCCCGACGTGATCGGCTTCGCCTCCGGTTCGTACGCGGGCGCGAGCGTGGTGATGCTGGTGCTCGGCACCGCCGACTACCTCGCCGTCGCCTCGGGTTCACTGATCGGCGGGGCGCTGACCGCCCTCCTGGTCTATCTGCTGGCCTACCGGGGCGGGCTCGCCCCCTTCCGCCTGATCATCGTCGGCATCGCCGTCGGCGCCTTCCTCGGCTCCTTCACCTCGATGCTGCTCCTCTCCGTCAACCCGCAGCAGGCGATGCTGGCGGCGACCTGGGGAGCGGGCTCCCTCAGCGGACTCGGCTTCGAGCAACTGCGTTTGACCGCCGCCGTCTTCGTGGTCCTGCTGATCTGTTCCGCCGCCGTCGCACGGCCCCTGGTCCAGCTGGAGCTGGGCGACGACGCGGCCGTGGCCCTCGGTGTCCGCGCGCAGCGCACCCGGCTCGCGGCCACCCTCACCGGGGTCGCGCTCACCGCGCTCGTCACCGCGGCCGTCGGTCCGATCTCGTTCATCGCGCTCGCCGCACCCCAGATCGCCCAGCGGCTGACGCGCAGCCCCACCACGGTGCGGATCGTCCCGGCCGCGCTGACCGGTGCCGCCGTCCTGACCGGCGCCGACTTCATCGCCCAGCGCGTCGACCTGCCCGTCGGCATCGTCACGGTGTGCGTCGGCGGGGCCTATCTGGCCTGGCTGCTCGCCCGCCGCTACACGGGGCGGCGCACATGA
- a CDS encoding ABC transporter ATP-binding protein has translation MNATATGPHSVPALFRLALLRDGRGRRLVLVTLAFMLHQLCEALVPVLIGVVIDRALAPSDRTALFWWLGVLGAVFVVLSLSYQRASTAMVDVYGHGEHALRQRVMARLLDPRSLRHRPGPGEALSLVSSDTYRVAGVSWSVVQQASTVTAILTASTALLLISVPLGLGVIAGTVLVLVVMRRVSMPLEARGLTEQRAAARAGEVATDLITGLRVVIGMNARPEAARRYRAASEESRRGAVATARAVLAYGSFSLLLSGVFLASLATASGYLALDGSITVGQLVTVLGLAQFLQGSLAHVGTFASNWIHKRASARRLGELLAEPPLIPPARATTAPAVPATAAVRWHPPEHGEPLDLRPGELLGVVPRHPAHARQLSDRLGYRVPLGRGELLIGGVDAVDLGPDPVRARIAAPPHHGAVFSGTLRANITPSGGGGDPAVLRAAMLDDVLERVGGERAEVGEHGRRLSGGQRQRLLLARALHSGADLVVLDEPTTAVDSVTEQRIAEGLRALTATTLLITNSRILLAACDRVVDLGGNRREPNGTPR, from the coding sequence GTGAACGCGACCGCCACCGGACCCCACTCCGTCCCGGCCCTGTTCCGGCTCGCTCTGCTGCGCGACGGGCGCGGCCGCAGGCTCGTCCTGGTCACCCTCGCGTTCATGCTCCACCAGCTGTGCGAGGCGCTGGTGCCGGTCCTCATCGGCGTCGTCATCGACCGGGCCCTGGCCCCTTCGGACCGCACCGCGCTGTTCTGGTGGCTCGGGGTGCTCGGGGCGGTCTTCGTCGTCCTGTCCCTGTCCTACCAGCGGGCCTCGACCGCCATGGTGGACGTCTACGGCCACGGCGAACACGCCCTGCGCCAGCGGGTGATGGCCCGGCTGCTGGACCCGCGCTCCCTGCGCCACCGGCCGGGACCCGGCGAGGCACTCTCGCTGGTCTCGTCCGACACCTATCGGGTCGCCGGGGTCTCCTGGAGCGTCGTGCAGCAGGCCTCGACCGTCACCGCGATCCTCACCGCGTCCACCGCGCTGCTCCTGATCTCCGTCCCGCTGGGCCTGGGCGTCATCGCCGGCACGGTCCTGGTGCTCGTCGTGATGCGCCGGGTCTCGATGCCCCTGGAGGCCCGGGGACTGACCGAGCAGCGCGCGGCGGCACGGGCCGGCGAGGTCGCCACCGACCTGATCACCGGGCTCCGGGTCGTCATCGGCATGAACGCCCGGCCGGAGGCCGCCCGCCGCTACCGGGCCGCAAGCGAGGAGTCGCGGCGCGGCGCCGTCGCCACCGCGCGCGCGGTCCTGGCGTACGGCAGCTTCAGCCTGCTGCTGTCCGGGGTGTTCCTCGCCTCGCTCGCGACGGCGTCCGGATATCTCGCCCTGGACGGCAGCATCACCGTCGGGCAGCTCGTCACCGTCCTCGGACTCGCCCAGTTCCTCCAGGGCTCGCTGGCCCATGTCGGTACCTTCGCCTCCAACTGGATCCACAAGCGAGCCTCGGCCCGGAGGCTCGGCGAGCTGCTGGCCGAACCGCCGCTGATCCCGCCCGCCCGGGCCACCACCGCGCCGGCCGTCCCCGCCACCGCGGCCGTGCGCTGGCATCCGCCCGAGCACGGCGAACCCCTCGACCTGCGCCCCGGCGAACTCCTCGGCGTCGTCCCTCGCCACCCCGCCCACGCCCGGCAGCTCAGCGACCGGCTCGGCTACCGCGTCCCGCTCGGCCGCGGCGAACTCCTGATCGGCGGCGTCGACGCGGTCGACCTCGGCCCGGATCCGGTGCGCGCCCGGATCGCGGCACCGCCCCACCACGGCGCGGTGTTCTCCGGCACCCTGCGCGCCAACATCACCCCGTCCGGCGGCGGGGGCGACCCGGCCGTGCTGCGGGCCGCGATGCTCGACGACGTACTCGAACGGGTCGGCGGCGAGCGGGCCGAGGTCGGCGAGCACGGGCGCAGGCTCTCCGGCGGCCAGCGCCAGCGCCTGCTGCTGGCCCGCGCGCTGCACTCCGGCGCCGACCTCGTCGTCCTCGACGAACCCACCACCGCCGTCGACTCAGTGACCGAGCAGCGCATCGCCGAAGGGTTGCGCGCCCTGACCGCCACCACGCTCCTGATCACCAACAGCCGGATCCTGCTCGCCGCCTGCGACCGGGTCGTCGACCTCGGCGGCAACCGCCGCGAACCGAACGGAACCCCCAGGTGA
- a CDS encoding ABC transporter ATP-binding protein, translating into MNTPAPAARPRGVPVTSTTQTTRTPVPARLEVLDASIGYGRRPVSEHLDVRIPDRSFTVVIGPNACGKSTLLRAVSRLLKPTAGRVVLDGRSLADHGFREVARTLGLLPQTSPAPDGITVADLVARGRHPHQRLLRQWTARDEQAVREAMAATAVTELSGRPVDELSGGQRQRVWVAMVLAQQTPVLLLDEPTTFLDIAHQIELMELFTDLHRAGHTLVAVLHDLNHAARYATHLIAMRDGRVVAEGTPREVVTEDLVREVFDLPCRVAPDPVTGTPMVIPLGRQRDAR; encoded by the coding sequence ATGAACACCCCCGCCCCGGCCGCCCGTCCGCGAGGAGTACCCGTGACCAGCACGACGCAGACCACCCGGACCCCGGTCCCGGCCCGGCTGGAGGTGCTCGATGCGTCCATCGGCTACGGCCGGCGGCCTGTCTCGGAGCATCTCGACGTACGGATCCCCGACCGCTCGTTCACCGTCGTCATCGGCCCCAACGCCTGTGGCAAGTCGACCCTGTTGCGTGCCGTGTCCCGGCTGCTGAAGCCCACCGCGGGCCGGGTCGTCCTGGACGGCCGCTCCCTCGCGGACCACGGTTTCCGGGAGGTGGCCCGGACCCTCGGGCTACTGCCCCAGACCTCACCTGCGCCCGACGGGATCACCGTCGCCGACCTGGTCGCCCGGGGACGCCACCCGCACCAGAGGCTGCTGCGCCAGTGGACCGCGCGCGACGAGCAGGCCGTACGGGAGGCCATGGCGGCCACCGCCGTCACCGAGCTCTCCGGCCGGCCGGTCGACGAACTCTCCGGCGGCCAGCGCCAGCGCGTCTGGGTGGCGATGGTCCTCGCCCAGCAGACCCCCGTCCTGCTGCTGGACGAACCGACCACCTTCCTCGACATCGCCCACCAGATCGAGCTGATGGAGCTGTTCACCGATCTCCACCGCGCCGGGCACACCCTCGTCGCCGTACTCCACGACCTGAACCACGCCGCCCGTTACGCGACCCATCTCATTGCCATGCGCGACGGCCGGGTCGTCGCCGAGGGCACCCCGCGGGAGGTCGTGACCGAAGACCTCGTGCGCGAGGTCTTCGACCTGCCCTGCCGGGTCGCCCCCGACCCGGTCACCGGCACGCCCATGGTCATCCCCCTGGGCCGGCAGCGGGACGCCCGGTGA
- a CDS encoding iron chelate uptake ABC transporter family permease subunit yields MTTAPPKGDPTTGTERDLPVPREDAGSARRTRSRLLILLTAIGLLLVVAVLSVMIGARSIAPGTVWDALFHFDDSDEHVMVRELRVPRTVTGLVVGAALGLSGALIQAFTRNPLADPGILGVNAGASLAVTFAVAVLGYTGAGQFIWFALAGAFGLTVLVYTLGSVGADRGSPAKLTLAGVAFTAVCGGFTSAMALKNTTTFDVMRFWGVGSIGGRSLDILPVALPLIGAGLVLGLCSAGSLNALALGDDLARSLGTRLALTRVVMVLAVTLLAGTSVAVAGPISFVGLMVPHIVRWFTGPDQRWILPVTVVAAPAFLLAADIIGRVILPSGEMRVGLVTALVGAPVLVALVRRRKVSTL; encoded by the coding sequence ATGACGACCGCCCCACCCAAGGGTGACCCCACCACCGGCACGGAGCGTGATCTGCCGGTCCCGCGCGAGGACGCGGGATCGGCCCGGCGCACCCGCTCCCGCCTGCTCATCCTGCTGACCGCGATCGGGCTGCTGCTCGTGGTCGCCGTCCTCAGCGTGATGATCGGCGCCCGTTCCATCGCCCCCGGCACGGTGTGGGACGCGCTGTTCCACTTCGACGACTCCGACGAGCACGTGATGGTGCGCGAGCTGCGGGTGCCGCGCACCGTGACCGGGCTGGTCGTCGGCGCGGCCCTCGGCCTCAGCGGCGCGCTGATCCAGGCGTTCACCCGTAACCCGCTGGCCGATCCCGGCATCCTCGGGGTGAACGCCGGCGCGAGCCTCGCGGTGACGTTCGCCGTCGCCGTGCTCGGCTACACCGGCGCCGGCCAGTTCATCTGGTTCGCGCTGGCGGGGGCCTTCGGGCTCACCGTGCTCGTCTACACGCTCGGCTCCGTCGGCGCCGACCGGGGCAGCCCGGCCAAACTCACCCTCGCGGGGGTCGCGTTCACCGCCGTGTGCGGCGGCTTCACCTCCGCCATGGCGCTCAAGAACACGACCACGTTCGACGTCATGCGGTTCTGGGGCGTCGGCTCCATCGGCGGCCGCTCGCTCGACATCCTCCCCGTCGCCCTGCCTCTGATCGGCGCCGGGCTCGTCCTCGGCCTGTGCAGCGCGGGCTCGCTGAACGCCCTGGCCCTGGGCGACGACCTCGCCCGCTCCCTGGGTACCCGGCTCGCCCTGACCCGGGTGGTCATGGTCCTGGCCGTCACCCTGCTGGCCGGGACCTCCGTCGCCGTCGCCGGGCCGATCTCGTTCGTCGGGCTGATGGTGCCCCACATCGTGCGCTGGTTCACCGGACCCGACCAGCGCTGGATCCTGCCCGTCACGGTCGTCGCCGCGCCCGCCTTCCTGCTGGCCGCCGACATCATCGGCCGCGTGATCCTGCCCTCCGGCGAGATGCGGGTCGGGCTCGTCACCGCGCTCGTCGGCGCCCCCGTCCTCGTCGCGCTCGTCCGGCGCCGGAAGGTGAGCACCCTGTGA
- a CDS encoding iron-siderophore ABC transporter substrate-binding protein, whose product MSISTPAGRRPGVAVRLVGLVVAAVVVLAGCGSGGSGPDTAKAKTGAASGAFPVTIKHGHGSTTIKQKPQRVVAVSWMSLDVVAALGTVPVGVDEQWGGDKQGHTPWFRSTVEKLGGPLPETLNYGDAGEIDFEQILSLKPDLIVGLYSGISDVDYKRLSEIAPTIPYLKKPWDGGTWQEMTRTIGRAMGETKKAESLVTDVQGRLAEVTKEHPEFKGKTFTYGLALTPGSTEVGLYLNYDARVRLLTEMGFRNTPSMKTIASTAKGTNWYGGVSLEKLDTIESDIFVAWANGADEVPYTLKDPLFSRWKPIAGKNYAFVQDATMGMAISGPSVLSIPWALKRYVPMLADAVAGKGSTGAGS is encoded by the coding sequence ATGTCCATATCCACTCCGGCCGGCCGCAGACCCGGCGTCGCCGTGCGCCTCGTGGGGCTGGTGGTCGCGGCCGTCGTCGTTTTGGCGGGCTGCGGCAGCGGCGGATCCGGGCCGGACACGGCGAAGGCGAAGACCGGAGCCGCCTCGGGCGCCTTCCCCGTGACCATCAAGCACGGCCACGGAAGCACCACGATCAAGCAGAAGCCCCAGCGGGTCGTGGCCGTCAGCTGGATGTCGCTGGACGTGGTCGCGGCACTGGGCACGGTCCCGGTCGGTGTCGATGAGCAGTGGGGCGGCGACAAGCAGGGCCACACCCCGTGGTTCCGCAGCACGGTCGAGAAGCTCGGCGGGCCGCTCCCGGAGACGCTCAACTACGGCGACGCGGGCGAGATCGACTTCGAGCAGATCCTCTCGCTGAAGCCGGACCTCATCGTCGGCCTGTACTCCGGCATCAGCGATGTCGACTACAAGCGCCTCTCCGAGATCGCCCCCACCATCCCCTATCTGAAGAAGCCCTGGGACGGCGGGACCTGGCAGGAGATGACCCGCACGATCGGCAGGGCGATGGGCGAGACGAAGAAGGCCGAGAGCCTCGTCACCGACGTCCAGGGCCGGCTGGCCGAGGTGACGAAGGAGCACCCGGAGTTCAAGGGCAAGACCTTCACCTACGGACTGGCCCTCACCCCCGGGTCCACCGAGGTCGGGCTGTATCTCAACTACGACGCCCGCGTCCGGCTGCTGACCGAGATGGGCTTCCGCAACACCCCGTCGATGAAGACCATCGCGTCCACCGCGAAGGGCACCAACTGGTACGGCGGCGTCAGCCTGGAGAAGCTCGACACGATCGAGTCCGACATCTTCGTCGCCTGGGCCAACGGCGCCGACGAGGTCCCGTACACCCTCAAGGACCCGCTCTTCTCGCGCTGGAAGCCGATCGCCGGAAAGAACTACGCCTTCGTGCAGGACGCGACGATGGGCATGGCCATCAGCGGCCCCTCGGTGCTCTCCATCCCCTGGGCGCTGAAGCGGTACGTGCCCATGCTCGCCGACGCCGTGGCGGGCAAGGGCAGCACCGGCGCGGGCTCCTGA